Genomic segment of Gammaproteobacteria bacterium:
CCCCGGGTTAATGGCCATCTCCCGGTCCGGATGCACTTCCGCTTCACCCAGGGTGACGCCCATCAGGGTGATGCGATATACATTGGGTGACAAATCGAGATTGTCCCGGATGTGCACCGGCGGGATGAGGAAACCCAATTCCTGGGTAAGTTTCTTGCGCACGCCTTTGATGCGCTGCATGAGCTGGCCACCCTGGTTTTTGTCCACCAGGGGAATGAGGCGGTAACCCACTTCCAGCCCGATGGTGTCCACCGGCACCACATCATCCCAACCCAGCTCTTTTTGCTCCGGCGCGGGAGGCGGCGCCGCCACCGGCCTGGCCTGTTCGCGTTTTTTCCTGCTGGCGATCAGGTAGGCGCCGCTGCCGGCCAGCCCGCCCAGAATCAGGAACACGGCATTGGGCATGCCGGGAATCAGGCCGATGACCGCCAACACACCACCGGTGACCGCCAAAGGCCGTGCCCCCCCAAACAACTGGCCGACAATTTGCTGTTCCATGCTTTCCGCGCGGGACACCCGCGTGACCATGATGGCCGCGGCGGTGGACAGCACCAGGGAGGGGATTTGCGCCACCAGACCGTCGCCCACAGTGAGCAGGGTGTAGTTGCGCACGGCATCTGCGAAGGCCATGTTGTGCTGCACCATCCCAATGGCCAGCCCGCCTATGATGTTGATAAACAAGATCAGGATACCGGCGATGGCATCACCGCGAACAAATTTGCTGGCACCGTCCATGGCGCCGTAAAAATCGGCCTCGCGGGTGACTTCTTCGCGCCGCGCCTTGGCCTCCTCCTGGGTCACCAGACCGGCGTTGAGATCAGCATCGATGGCCATTTGCTTGCCCGGCATGGCATCCAGAGTAAAGCGCGCGGAGACCTCTGAAATACGCCCCGCCCCCTTGGTGACCACGACGAAGTTGATAATCACGAGGATGGCAAAGACCACCAGGCCGACGGCGTAGTTGCCACCAACGACAAAATCGCCGAACGACTCGATCACTTTGCCTGCTGCCGCCGTGCCGGTATGCCCTTCCAGCAGCACCACCCTGGTGGAAGCGACGTTGAGGGCCAGCCGCAACAAGGTCGCCAATAACAGCACGGTGGGAAATGAGGCAAAATCCAGGGGTTTTTGGGAATAGATGCCGGACAGCAGCACAACCAGACCGAGCGAGATATTGAAGGTGAACAGAATGTCCAACGCCACCGGCGGCAACGGCAACACCATCATCGCCAGCAGCATCATCAACAGCAGGGGCGCACCCAGCCCCATGGTGCTCAAGCCGGCAGACGGCGATGCGGCGTCAGTTTGATTCATCTCTCACCCCTACATCGTTGAAACCAATGATCCACCCGCCACGTCTCGTAACCATTTCTCATACGTGACACCCGGCTTTGGCGGCCTTTGCTTACCGCGCAGAGCACAGAGAAACACCTTTTGCAGCCCGGGCCTCCCGGTGGGCGCCGTCCGGCCTACGGCCCCCGGAAACCCACGGTTGCCAATCTGTCTCCGTGCGCACCGCGTGCTTCGTGGCCCGGAATTCCTCACCTTTCCCGCCGCAGCTCATCGGGAATAGGCAAGTCCGCAAACTGCGGCGCCGCCGGCTTGCGCCCGCGGGTGTGACGAAGCTGATAGACATAAGCCAGCACCTGCGCCACGGCAAGATACAAACCGGCCGGAATATCACGGTTGATATCCGTGCTGTAGTAAATCGCCCGCGCCAGGGACGGCGCGGAAACGATGGGCACCCCGGCGCCCGCGGCGACGGTGCGAAGCTGCGCGGCCACCAGGTCTGCGCCCTTGGCCACGACTTTGGGCGCCGGCATGGTGCTTTGGTCGTAACGCAGGGCCACCGCGAAATGAGTGGGGTTGGTGATCACCACATCGGCCCTGGGCACATCCGCCATCATGCGCCGCTGGGCCATTTCCCTTTGCAAGGCCCGCACGCGATTACGCACTTCCGGGCTGCCCTCCGTCTCCTTGTTTTCGTCCTTGACCTCCTGACGGGTCATGCGCAATTGTTTGGCGTGATCCCAAAGCTGAAAAGGCACATCCACCAGCGCCACCAGGATCAAAGAAGCGCTCACCAGAAGAAAACCCCAGATCAACAAGCCGGCGGCCTCCCGCAAACCCACCGCCACGCTCCCGGTGCCCAGTGCCAAAAACGCCTGGGCGTTGGCGGCTAGCAGCGCCAGCGCCACCCCGCCAACCAGCACAAACTTGACCAGCGCCTTGAGCAACTCGACCACGCCGCGCCAGGCAAACACTTTTCCCAGTCCTTTGATGGGATCTAGGCGTTCCCATTTGAAAGCCATGGCCTGTGCGCTGAAGGCCCATCCCCCCAAGGCGACGGATGCCAACACCGCGGCAAGCGCAAGCACGGCCATGACGGGCAACAACAACCACAACGCCTCCACAGCGGCGGCCAGAAAAACGCCGGGCAACTGGTTGACATCGTTGATACCGGCGGAGAAGGGCTGAAAATACGTGCGCATCTGTGCCAGCAGCGCGGTGATCAGGCCGTCGCCCAATGCCAGCAATATGCCGCCCCCTGCCAGCAACATCACCACCGAGGTCAATTCGCGCGAACGGGCAATCTGCCCCTTTTCACGGGACTCGCGCAGGCGCTTGGCAGTGGCCTCTTCTGTTCGTTCTTGTCCACCTTCCTGCGCCATGGCGCTAGGCGACGCTCAGCAACTGGCTTATCAATACATAGGCCGACTCAAGCAACTGCGAAAACTTGGGCACAAAATAGGGCAGGGACGCCAACATGACCATGAACCCAAACAGTATGGTCGCAGGAAAACCCACCGAAAAGATATTGAGCTGCGGCGCCGCCCGGGTCAGTACACCGAAGGCCATATTCACCATCAACAGGGCGGCTATGGACGGCAACGCCACCAGCACTGCACCAGCGAACACCCAATAGCCCCAGGCCGCCAGCCGCCAGTAGTTGCCCGCCGGCATGGTCTGTCCCACCGGGAGGCTGGCGAAACTGGCGTTGACCATTTCTATCAACACCAGATGGCCGTCGAACACCAGAAACAGCAAGGTGGCGACAATAGTGTAGAACTGACCCACCACGGGCACGCTGACGCCGTTTTGGGGATCCATCATCGAGGCAAAACCGAGCCCCATGAGCTGCGCCGCCACCTGGCCGCCGGTTATCAGCGCGCTGAACACCAAGGTCAGCGCAAATCCCATGACCAGGCCGGCCAGCAACTGCTGGACCGTGACCAACAAAGCGGTGACGGACAGCGGATCCACGCGGGGAAAGGGGGGCAGCGTCGGCACCACCACCAGCGTGAGTACCAGCGCAATGCCCAGACGAATACGCATGGGCACAGTGCGGGTGCCGAAAACCGGCGCCACCGACATGAGCGCCGCAATGCGGACGAAGGGCCACAAGTACAGTTGCACCCAACTCAGCATCTCAGAACTGGTGACATGCAGCACGGGGCACCTCAGGCAATCAGGCCGGGAATGCTCTCAATGAGGCCGCGGGCATACTGAATCAGCACCCGCAACATCCACGGCCCGGCGAACATGATGACCGCTACGGTGACGAGCAGCTTGGGAATAAAACTCAAGGTCACTTCATTGATTTGCGTTGCCGCCTGAAACATGCTCACCAGCAAACCGACAATCAGGGCAGGCACCAGCATTACGGTGATCAGAAGCAGGGTGATTTCCAGGGCGCGCTGCCCCAGGGTGACCACCATCTCCGGCGTCATCTGCATCTCCTCCGGCAAGGACCAGGCAGGTGGCCACTAGGCGGCATAGAAGCTCGCCGCCAGGGTGCCGATAATCAGCGTCCACCCGTCAACCAGAACGAACAGCATAATTTTGAACGGCAGGGATACGATGAGTGGCGATAGCATCATCATCCCCATGGCCATCAATACGCTGGCCACGACCAGGTCGATGATCAAAAAAGGGATAAATATCAAAAAACCAATTTGAAAAGCAGTCTTGAGTTCGCTGGTGACGAAGGCGGGAACCAACACCGCAAGCGGCAGGTCTTCCTCTGTGACCTCGCCCGCCGCAGAGAGATTCAAAAACAACTGCAGGTCGGCTTCCCGGGTCTGCGCCAGCATGAATTCACGAAAAGGCAGGCTGGCGCGGTGCAGCCCTTGCTGCAAACTGAGCTGCTCACCCATATAGGGCGCGACGCCGTCATCATAAGCCTGCTCCAAAACAGGCGCCATCACAAACAGTGTCAGAAACAATGCCAGACCGATCAGCGTCTGATTGGTGGGGGTCTGCTGTGTACCCAAGGCCTGCCGCAAAAGCGCCAGAACAATGATGATGCGCGTAAACGAGGTCATCATCATCAACCCCGCCGGCAGCAGGGTCAACAGGGTCATCAACAGCACGATCTGCAAGGTGACCGAGTACGTTTCACCGCCCTGGCCGTCGGGCGTCACCGTGACGGCGTCCAGACCGTCAGCGCCGAAGGCGGCCGCACTGGCCGCAAGCAGGGACAGGCCCAACAGCGGCCGCAAGTCCTTCATGGCCGGCCCCTGGATTCTGTCCACCGGCTCAGTACGCCGTCGAAGGTGTTGCCGGAAGAGGCTTGCGGGTCTGGTGCAACGGCTTCCGGCAGCACGTACAGCGTCTGAACCCGTCCCGGCGCCACACCGAGCAGCAATTGCTGTTCACCCACCTGCACCAGCACCAAGCGTTCCCGCGCGCCCAGCGACAATCCGCCCAACACCTTCACGGGACCGCGCCCCGTCCCGCCAAAACGGCCGGACTTTTTCAGCAACCAGGCAAACGCCAGAATAAGGCACAGCACCAGCAACAAACCCGCCACAAGCTGCAGCAGGTAGCCGGCACTGAACGGATCGGTGGTGTTTTCGGCCGCTGCCGCCGCAGCAGCTCCGGGAAACGATGCTGCCCCACCGGCTACCAATATCAGAGCACGCCGACGGTATCTTTGCGCCCCATCTGAAAGATGTCGGAACAACGCGTTCAAGCCCGCTTCCACCTTCTACTTCAGCTTCTGCACGCGCTCGGCGGCACTGATGACATCGGTGAGGCGTATGCCGATCTTTTCATTGACCACCACGACCTCGCCGTGGGCGATCAGGGTTCCGTTGACCAGAACGTCCATGGGTTCTCCGGCCAGACGGTCCAGCTCGACCACCGACCCCTGGTTCAGTTGCAACAGGTTGCGGATGCGGAATTTGGTCCGTCCGATCTCCACCGCCAGGGTGACGGGAATATCCAGAATAACGTCGAGATTGACATCCTCCGAGACCGGAGCACCGCCCTCATCCTGCAACTCGTCGAACTGGGGTTTGTCGTAGGATGGCTCTGACGGGGCTTGCCCGGCAGCGGCCTCCTCTTCCTCGGCCTGCTCGGCCAGTGCAGCCGCCCAGGCGTCTTCAACGCTGGCGTCGTCGTTGTCATCACTCATACTTCCACCTCAGCGATCGCAGCCGCAACCGTCCACGCTCGTATCACCGCTGCCAGGCCGTCCAACAGCTGGTTGAAAAACTCTGTTGTTCACCAAACTGTGTGCAATGTATGGCTGCACCGTCAGGGTCAATGACGATAAGTCATTAAACATGAAAGACAGCCACAAACCGCGTTGGCGGCGGCCGGCGTTGGAAAGGGCCAGGAGGGCCTTTTTCAACATCCTGCTAATCCCTGGGCGCCTGAACAGCGCCATGTATTTTTATGGCATTCATGCCATTGGATACACCGAAGGCGCCCCGAAACACGGGTATGCCTTCGGCGCGCAGGGTAACCGTTTCGGGAAGTTCCACCGGTATCACGTCACCGGGCTTCAGCTTCAGGATGTCATTGAGCGATAAATCGACGTAGGTCAGCGTGCTGCTCAATTCCACTTCCGCTTCTTTCATTTCCTCCCGCAAGGATACCGTCCACCGCTCGTCAGTTTCAGCGCGGTCACTTTGCACCCCGGCATCCAGCAGTTCGCGAATGGGTTCTACCATGGAATAGGGCAGCGTCACATGAAAATCACCGCCGCCACCGTCCAACTCCACATGAAAGGTGGTCACCACCACCACCTCTGTGGGACT
This window contains:
- the fliR gene encoding flagellar biosynthetic protein FliR, with translation MHVTSSEMLSWVQLYLWPFVRIAALMSVAPVFGTRTVPMRIRLGIALVLTLVVVPTLPPFPRVDPLSVTALLVTVQQLLAGLVMGFALTLVFSALITGGQVAAQLMGLGFASMMDPQNGVSVPVVGQFYTIVATLLFLVFDGHLVLIEMVNASFASLPVGQTMPAGNYWRLAAWGYWVFAGAVLVALPSIAALLMVNMAFGVLTRAAPQLNIFSVGFPATILFGFMVMLASLPYFVPKFSQLLESAYVLISQLLSVA
- the flhB gene encoding flagellar biosynthesis protein FlhB yields the protein MAQEGGQERTEEATAKRLRESREKGQIARSRELTSVVMLLAGGGILLALGDGLITALLAQMRTYFQPFSAGINDVNQLPGVFLAAAVEALWLLLPVMAVLALAAVLASVALGGWAFSAQAMAFKWERLDPIKGLGKVFAWRGVVELLKALVKFVLVGGVALALLAANAQAFLALGTGSVAVGLREAAGLLIWGFLLVSASLILVALVDVPFQLWDHAKQLRMTRQEVKDENKETEGSPEVRNRVRALQREMAQRRMMADVPRADVVITNPTHFAVALRYDQSTMPAPKVVAKGADLVAAQLRTVAAGAGVPIVSAPSLARAIYYSTDINRDIPAGLYLAVAQVLAYVYQLRHTRGRKPAAPQFADLPIPDELRRER
- the fliP gene encoding flagellar biosynthesis protein FliP, yielding MKDLRPLLGLSLLAASAAAFGADGLDAVTVTPDGQGGETYSVTLQIVLLMTLLTLLPAGLMMMTSFTRIIIVLALLRQALGTQQTPTNQTLIGLALFLTLFVMAPVLEQAYDDGVAPYMGEQLSLQQGLHRASLPFREFMLAQTREADLQLFLNLSAAGEVTEEDLPLAVLVPAFVTSELKTAFQIGFLIFIPFLIIDLVVASVLMAMGMMMLSPLIVSLPFKIMLFVLVDGWTLIIGTLAASFYAA
- the fliO gene encoding flagellar biosynthetic protein FliO; the encoded protein is MEAGLNALFRHLSDGAQRYRRRALILVAGGAASFPGAAAAAAAENTTDPFSAGYLLQLVAGLLLVLCLILAFAWLLKKSGRFGGTGRGPVKVLGGLSLGARERLVLVQVGEQQLLLGVAPGRVQTLYVLPEAVAPDPQASSGNTFDGVLSRWTESRGRP
- the fliN gene encoding flagellar motor switch protein FliN; this translates as MSDDNDDASVEDAWAAALAEQAEEEEAAAGQAPSEPSYDKPQFDELQDEGGAPVSEDVNLDVILDIPVTLAVEIGRTKFRIRNLLQLNQGSVVELDRLAGEPMDVLVNGTLIAHGEVVVVNEKIGIRLTDVISAAERVQKLK
- the flhA gene encoding flagellar biosynthesis protein FlhA, with the translated sequence MNQTDAASPSAGLSTMGLGAPLLLMMLLAMMVLPLPPVALDILFTFNISLGLVVLLSGIYSQKPLDFASFPTVLLLATLLRLALNVASTRVVLLEGHTGTAAAGKVIESFGDFVVGGNYAVGLVVFAILVIINFVVVTKGAGRISEVSARFTLDAMPGKQMAIDADLNAGLVTQEEAKARREEVTREADFYGAMDGASKFVRGDAIAGILILFINIIGGLAIGMVQHNMAFADAVRNYTLLTVGDGLVAQIPSLVLSTAAAIMVTRVSRAESMEQQIVGQLFGGARPLAVTGGVLAVIGLIPGMPNAVFLILGGLAGSGAYLIASRKKREQARPVAAPPPAPEQKELGWDDVVPVDTIGLEVGYRLIPLVDKNQGGQLMQRIKGVRKKLTQELGFLIPPVHIRDNLDLSPNVYRITLMGVTLGEAEVHPDREMAINPGQVYGPLQGIPTKEPAFGLDATWIEGPQKEQAQSLGYTVVDPSTVVATHLSQILSDHAHELLGREEVQQLMDKLAKTNPKLVEELVPENVSPGTLQQVLRQLLQEKIPIRDLRTIAETLAAQAARSQDPAVLTAAVRVALGRSIVQQINGMRSELPVITLASELEHILQNSLQSAAEGEVVFEPGLAERLHQALAEAVKRQEINGQPSVLLVPAQLRPVLAKFVRHTLPGLHVLAYNELPDNKQIKVVANVGQ
- the fliQ gene encoding flagellar biosynthesis protein FliQ: MTPEMVVTLGQRALEITLLLITVMLVPALIVGLLVSMFQAATQINEVTLSFIPKLLVTVAVIMFAGPWMLRVLIQYARGLIESIPGLIA